One window from the genome of Gopherus evgoodei ecotype Sinaloan lineage chromosome 2, rGopEvg1_v1.p, whole genome shotgun sequence encodes:
- the LOC115645477 gene encoding uncharacterized protein LOC115645477 isoform X2 — protein MMFSHDMMVRFLRGLERLFPQVFCPKLHKTSEERRLHSLDVQRALAFYLERTKPFYKSIQLFIATAGKMKGHPVSSQRISNWITSWIRTPCNTSRRTPVTEKHFPASEAHPPKGLMVGGDGDHGPRNIYQTHGY, from the exons ATGATGTTCTCCCATGACATGATGGTCAGATTCCTGAGAGGGCTGGAGAGACTCTTCCCGCAG GTGTTCTGTCCCAAACTGCACAAGACCAGTGAAGAAAGGCGTCTTCACTCCCTGGATGTCCagagggccttggctttttacttAGAGCGTACCAAACCTTTCTATAAATCGATTCAACTCTTCATTGCTACAGCGGGTAAGATGAAGGGTCACCCGGTgtcctcgcagaggatttccaATTGGATTACCTCGTGGATAAGGACCCcatgcaacacatctcgaagaacaccggTTACGGAAAAG CATTTCCCAGCATCTGAGGCACATCCTCCCAAAGGCCTCATGGTGGGCGGTGATGGTGATCATG GTCCAAGAAATATCTACCAGACCCATGGATATTAA
- the LOC115645477 gene encoding uncharacterized protein LOC115645477 isoform X1 — MMFSHDMMVRFLRGLERLFPQVRAPVPQWDLNLVLSRPIGPPFEPLGSCFFSHLSWKVAFLVVVTSARWVSEIKALTSEPLYMVFYKDKVQLRPHPAFLLKVVSTFHMNQDIFLQVFCPKLHKTSEERRLHSLDVQRALAFYLERTKPFYKSIQLFIATAGKMKGHPVSSQRISNWITSWIRTPCNTSRRTPVTEKHFPASEAHPPKGLMVGGDGDHGPRNIYQTHGY, encoded by the exons ATGATGTTCTCCCATGACATGATGGTCAGATTCCTGAGAGGGCTGGAGAGACTCTTCCCGCAGGTACGGGCTCCTGTCCCGcagtgggatcttaacttggtcctctctaGGCCTATTGGCCCTCCCTTTGAGCCACTGGGTTCCTGCTTCTTTTcccacctgtcatggaaggtcGCGTTCCTGGTGGTAGTGACATCAGCGAGATGGGTCTCTGAGATTAAAGCCTTGACCTCAGAACCTCTGTACATGGTCTTCTACAAAGATAAGGTTCAGTTGCGGCCCCACCCAGCCTTCCTGCTGAAGGTGGTTTCTACCTTCCATatgaaccaggacatcttcctccagGTGTTCTGTCCCAAACTGCACAAGACCAGTGAAGAAAGGCGTCTTCACTCCCTGGATGTCCagagggccttggctttttacttAGAGCGTACCAAACCTTTCTATAAATCGATTCAACTCTTCATTGCTACAGCGGGTAAGATGAAGGGTCACCCGGTgtcctcgcagaggatttccaATTGGATTACCTCGTGGATAAGGACCCcatgcaacacatctcgaagaacaccggTTACGGAAAAG CATTTCCCAGCATCTGAGGCACATCCTCCCAAAGGCCTCATGGTGGGCGGTGATGGTGATCATG GTCCAAGAAATATCTACCAGACCCATGGATATTAA